Proteins from one Halovivax limisalsi genomic window:
- a CDS encoding RidA family protein has protein sequence MTRPRQRVSSGTEWEDAVGYSRAVRAGDTVHVAGTTATGEDGAVVGVGDPGRQTRYALGLAIEALEETGATASDVVRTRLYVTDVDDWPEIGSAHAEYFGDVRPAATMVQVERLIDPDHLVEVELEAILSDET, from the coding sequence ATGACGCGACCGCGTCAACGGGTTTCGAGCGGCACCGAGTGGGAGGACGCCGTCGGCTACTCGCGCGCCGTCCGCGCGGGTGACACCGTCCACGTCGCGGGGACGACCGCGACGGGCGAAGACGGCGCGGTCGTCGGGGTGGGCGACCCCGGCAGGCAAACCCGGTACGCGCTCGGCCTCGCGATCGAAGCACTCGAAGAAACCGGCGCGACGGCGTCGGACGTCGTTCGCACGCGGCTGTACGTCACGGACGTCGACGACTGGCCCGAGATCGGTTCGGCCCACGCCGAGTACTTCGGCGACGTACGACCCGCAGCGACGATGGTCCAGGTCGAGCGCCTGATCGATCCCGACCACCTCGTCGAGGTCGAACTCGAAGCGATCCTGTCGGACGAGACCTGA